In one Rhinopithecus roxellana isolate Shanxi Qingling chromosome 1, ASM756505v1, whole genome shotgun sequence genomic region, the following are encoded:
- the C1H3orf86 gene encoding LOW QUALITY PROTEIN: uncharacterized protein C3orf86 homolog (The sequence of the model RefSeq protein was modified relative to this genomic sequence to represent the inferred CDS: deleted 1 base in 1 codon) yields the protein MSRSQFGQGQKPLDMFFWVNEISGEITYPLQKADAPAVSPGSPQEKPLSRPRSMQGAPCSPQGPPAQRPASAPPSKASLKDSGSGNPRPSAPTWARPKPEERGAPHRSQQSLSLSHHQE from the exons ATGTCTAGAAGTCAGTTTGGACAGGGGCAGAAACCTCTAGACATGTTTTTCTGGGTGAACGAGATAAGCGGAGAAATCACCTACCCCCTGCAGAAGGCAGATGCACCTGCTGTTTCTCCTGGGAGCCCACAAGAGAAGCCCCTATCTCGGCCCAGGAGCATGCAGGGGGCTCCTTGCAGTCCCCAGGGCCCGCCTGCACAGAGGCCTGCCTCTGCACCTCCATCTAAGGCTTCTCTGAAAGACTCAGGCTCAGGTAACCCCCGCCCATCTGCACCGACCTGG GCCAGGCCAAAGCCGGAGGAGCGAGGAGCCCCCCACCGTTCTCAGCAATCCCTGTCACTATCTCATCACCAGGAGTGA